The Aspergillus flavus chromosome 2, complete sequence region ATGATCCGCGCCACGGAATCGTGCGTCGTGACGCTCAACACGGAGTATCAGCGCAACTTCCGGCAGGTGATGCGCAGTGCAGTTGCTCAGGCGCGCGGGCGCCCTGTCAATCACAGCGAAATCCGGCACCGGCGGAAGGCAGTGTTAGCCCTCTACCGATGGACACGAAAGGGAACCGGACTAGCGTTGTAAAAATTAGGGCTTGCATGCCAATGCCGATAGGGTTTCGGCTGTGTGACCGGGCCTATCAGTGTGCAGGATCTGGCCCAGCTGCTGCAGTATCCAGGATGGTGGACCTCTGGGATACAGTAGACATGCAGCTTGGCCTCGTCATACCGCGTGCGCACAGGGTGTTCAGCTAGGATGTTCAAGTTAGACGTGTTCTACAGACTTCCGTGCTATGCTAGGGTGTATATATTGGTTACGACGCTGTGAATATTGACGTCTGTATATGTATGTGTAGTATTGTGTAGTATGATTAAAATAATGATGTCTATACTGagatatcctcatccatGTGTCTAGGAATAACTATAAGAAGGGAAGAATTGATCCATCAGTATCCCCATACTCATCTccacaaaaaagaaagcatctCTAGAAAAGATACAATTCTTCAAAAGCGGATAATCACCCAGTCTTCACATCGGCTaatatcaccaccaccggtcCCCAACCTAACCCGAACACCCCAACTCCACGTGCTCGGTTAAATTCAGCAGGTAAATATTCcaggtaaaaaaaaaaaaaaaaaaaaagaataggtGAAATTAAAAGCAAGATCAGAATCGATATCTCCACCAGTAGATCTGCAGAAGATCGAATCAAGGAACCGACCGTTAGAAGTAGCGATCTTCGTTAGGTGTGCAAGGACCGTCAGGCACCGAATGTGGTGGACCAGTTGGATATGATTCCTTTCGGGGAAATAAGTAGTATCATCTGATGTGTATGCTGGATATCACGAGATGGGACTGAGCTGTGAggttatttccttttctccgaTGTTTAGCCATATCTAGTCCCTAGTATCCAGTATTTAGTTTCCATCGTTGATTGTTGATTGTTGGGTAGAAGTGAGATATCGTGTTTGTATAGTATGTACGTACAATGTGTATAGAGTAATTCTTCTAACGATATTACTAAAACCCCAAGCTAGAAACAAATAAGATAGTCTGATACAATCAAAGTAAAAGTAATCAATGCACATgtgataataattataacCCCAGACCTCATCTCCAGAAAACCCAACCCCGTAATCATGCAATACACAACTCTCCAACCCTCGTGAATACCCCGTCCCGAGTAGACTTACCCCAGACTCCACTCCGCAATTCTCAAACCCAGCACGGGCCGACCTCAATCAAACTCGGCCTCGGTTAAAAAACCCCCAAATAACCGACAGGAACACAGACCTCGAAATGAAAAATCCGGGGAAACGAAACTCAAAATGTCGGTTAAATTGTTAAGCTCCGGGGAATTTAGTCACGGTTTCACTATTTACCAGGACCTGGATTCAGACGGTGACATAACCATGTGGCCAGGTGATCGGcatggttttttttttgtctttacTTTTGTCTTTGGTAGGGGTTGAAATTAAACggggttgggattggggttGTATTTTGCCGATGGGGCTGTAGGGACTATTTACTAATTTCGGTGAATGGATGATTGTATGAGATGGGATGTATAAGTGTGCTATTTCCCCCGGACTGGGGTCTTGACTTGAACTTGTTGGTTGTATACCTATCTATACCTATATCTATCTACAGCTAGATCTACAGCTAGATCTGTGTCGATGAAGCTGGTTATTGCTATCGCATAGCATACCTATCTAACTACCTACTACCTATAATGAATCGATATTTCCGTGAATGAGCTCACCCCTTGTTTCTACACATTCACCTACACATTAATTCTCCTCAAATCGAGGCCATACACCCTCGCAAACCTACAAGCTGCAAACAGAAATCTACACACGAAAGCTACAAGCAACACCAAAAGCACCAAAATGACAACCCACGACCAACAACccctcttcaccttcccAAACTACACCAACGAAATCCCCTTCCCCGACCTCGACCTCGACCTCAATCTCAATGACGTGTTCGCGCCGGGCATACTCGAGTCCCAAGCGCCGTGGGACCTGAACCTGCTAGACATGCCGGGAAAACCTTCGGGTGATTTCCCCGTGCCGAATGACTTTGGGTTTAATTATCCGGTGGATTTGGTGGAGTTGGGAGGCTTAGACTTGGGGtttgagggggaggagattaCTGCTAGGTATGTTTTTTTTCTGGGTTttaatcttcttttttctgagGTTTTGGGTATTTGGTGATTTGGGGTGGTGGATTGGGATATGGGACTTGTCCTGATTCTCATTCTACCCTACATTTCACACCCATACCCATACATAATccccaaaccaaaaagaaaagaaaacagacaACTAACAAAAAGCCCACAGCCACCCACAAGACCCAATCCACACCCAAAATACAATCAACACCCTCCTCCGCACAACCACCTACCAAGCCACCCAACGAGCCCTCTACATGACCACCCCAACCCCACAAACAACCACAAACTCCCCCCACAACGCCCTCTACTCACCCTGTTCACCCACAAGCTCCCACAGTAATCCCTCCGACACAATATCCATTTCCACCAGCGACACCGACAGCATCTCCTTCGGACCACGGACACCCCCACCCCATACACCAATCTACAACAACTATGACTACAACGATCCCACTGCCAGGAAACGGAAAGCGTCTACCGAAATAGATCTAGAGGGGATCCACACATATCATTACACGATACCTTCACGACCGGGTGGTGGGGAGGGTGAATTCTCGGTCGGCGTTTTGGCCGAGGAAGATTCCTTCTACCCGAAACGCCGACGTTCTTCCGTTCCAGACAGGGATCAAGAACAATCACAATCACAATCTCGATCTGAATCtcaaggagaggaagaagaagatcaagatatATTCACACCCCTAGAAATGCCCGATGGCAGTACGCGCTTCACCTCCAATTGGTTACCGGTGGACTCGTCCGGGGGATTTACGATTTGTCCTGATCCGTTGGCGGGGGTTATGGGGGAGGCGTTTGTGAGGGTTGGTGGTTGAATGATCGCATATCTGATTGGGAAGAAATTAAATCAATCATGCCATACTATTATTGCGGTATTTAATTTACTGTGGTTTGGTATGCAGCTACCTAGTGACTACTCTATGGAGTACGCTATGCGCTATGGTACATACGCTACGCGGCGTGACGTGACgctactccggagtatgttGTGGTGCGGTGCTCGGGGCTTGGCCGAGACAATCTATTCTAGTCTTCCATCTTCTATGGATAGTGATCGCATCATCTCTGTGAGGATGATTATGCCTACGGcggatggatggatggatccCTTGGGATTTTTCTGTGGATGGATGTGAAGACCAAGTCGACTGGGGTTGTGGTTGCCGACGGCGGGGCCGTCGGCGATATCTCCGTCGTATTTCTACTCCGTTGACTCCGTACTCCGTCTGGATGGGGCCGACTTGACATCATTGGTGTCTTGTATATTGTATAGCCTATGCTATAGTCATGGTATAAATCAATATGCTATGTATTTGACATGTGTTACTCTCCCAAACACCTGAATAATTGCCCCTGCATGCGCCACCTGAGATTGCCAACATTCGTCATTCATAAGACCGTAACTCGGACAGTGTAAATCGGGGAATCTtgaaatgaaaataaaaaggttGATGTCATGTAGATTCGCTCTTGACTGCCGACGACGTGCACTTGTTCGAAAACACCGGAAACTCCAGTTTGCGCCCGATATATTGAAATAACTCCGCGATGAATTCCTTCTCGATCATCCCCGGCGAAAACGCGTCGAATGCTGTGCGGAGAACGAACATGATCCGGGACATCAGATACCCcgggatgttgttgatgtaATATTTCATGCTACGACAGATGTCGCATGCAAATTGGTACCGCTGTTGCGGGCCGAGCACGCTGACGAGGCCGCTATCCGAGGCCGACACGACCAGTGACAATGCCCAGTAGAAACACATCGAAGTTGCCAAAAGAATATCGGGATAGTGCAAGACCTTGGCGACCGTGACAGACATGGAGCTGGTGTTGCGATATCGGAAGACCGGAAAGTCGTCTTTGGACTCGGTGTCGTGCACTTCCCATGCCGTGCCCGAAGGATATGTGTCGGCGTATACGGCTTTCCACATATCTAGGCGCGCCTGAAGCTCGGTTGCTTGCTGCCAAATGGAGCTCTGCATCCCGGTCAGCTCGAACGTGCATGCGGCTGCTTTGTCTACCATGGCGCCGAATTCATCGATCCGAGAAAGATAACCGGGAATATCAACTGCAACGTCTAGGAGATGGTGCAGGATATCCTTGGCCGGTGCATCGCCCGCCCAGGGAACAGTCAACCAATCCTTGGACGCCAGGAAACTCGGTTTACGATGAACCAGTGCTGCCGTGACCTGAATGCCCAGTATTAGTCTCTAGCAACTGTAGCAAGATCTGCCGTCATACCCAATATAGCCGAAGATCAACGAATAGAGAGCGCTCAATTCCATAGCGATGTCGATAAGCTGACCGTGTACGTAAAAGCTCTAAGCCGCCGAGCTGGTGTCTGAAAATAGAGTCTTTGGACGTTTGCTTGAAGGCCTGGGAAGACGTGAGCACAGGGAACCCAATACAGCGGCCGTAACTTACCTCTGTGATAGTCGACAACAGCACCACTACGAGGACCTCGGTAGATTTGTTCCCGTCGGCGTCATATAGCGCAGCTTGGAGTTGCCGGAGCGTTCGGACGTATTTGGCATGTCCCGCTAGCTCGACTGACCGGTTACCGTCGCGCCGACCGGCAAATGTAAGCGCGGTCGCCTCGAAGGCGTTGCACAGCATGGGTGAGATCATCCGCATCTCCGATGCTTCCCTTAAGGCAATGGTGCCACCGTATTTCCGGTGGTCGTCGGGACTGAAATTACGGATCAGTCGGTCGACAAACAACTCCATCACGGTGGAGGCAAGGTTCGGGTCATTTAAGATCGCTTTTTGGCGCGATAATGACGTGGGGGAAGCTTTAGACAGAGGATTAATACTGGTGGACAACATAGCGAGACCAATTAGGACAGAGCTGTGGCGGTCGAAATTACGGTTGTAATTCGGATCAAGGGTACATACATTCTCTCTGCGACCCAGTACGATCCCCTGTACTCACCCCTGAAGGGTCGGGAGAATATCGTGTATGTCTGGGATGCGCTGCCTGGTCACCTTGTCCTTCAGCATCGTCGCTGTCATTGGGTTTAATTTGGTATAAAGAGCTACTGCCGGTTTCTTCAGCTTTTACGGGGGGTAGGTGGGCCAATTGACGGGCCTCTGCGAGCTGCCGCTTGAGACTCTCGCATGTTTGCATAAGGTTCTCGATCAGGGCGGATTGTTCGATATAGTGTCGGTCCTTTTTGCTGGTTCCATATTCGCACTCCGAGGGCGTTCCCCGAAGACAGCAGGCACCGCATGGTTTCACCCGGTCGCACTGCAGAACCAATTAGATCTTATTAGTCGAAACGTCAGAGAATCAGTGTCAGCCCAATAGGGCGCTGCACTTTAAATTGCAACGGCCAGCGAAGCCACCAAGAACCTGGACAGATGTGGAAATTTACCTTGACTTTGCGTTTGTGGCAGTTTAAGCATGAATAAGTGGGGCGGATCTTCTTTCGCGCCCCCAGCTTAGCTGTCAAATTCGGGTTGGGTTGATCATTGCTCTGCCGGTCGCCATACTCGCTGCTCATGGTATACAGATTGCTGTGATTCGAAAGGCTTTGTTCGGTGAAAAGAAGCTCTCTTCAAATGGACCGAGCCGCCGCCCAAGTAATTATGGTGTGGAAAGCAACGGAAAGGCTATTGGGGCAGTTAGTAAGAGATGGGGGCGTAAACTCTACCTTAGGTCGCACGCTAGTTGGGCTCCTTCATGCACAGTCACTTGTGGATCTGGCGAAATAATTGGAGAATCCAGACACCGAATGACGACTAGACCTGACAGGCAAGACAGGTCCCAGTCAAGATTCCTTCGCTCCTGTTGCTTGATGCGATCGTGGATCCATGGTACACCGAAAGCCTATCTTTTGAAGAATTCCACACATTATGTCAACCAATTTCTCCAGACCATGGGACCGCTTCCTCAAGCAGTGGTTCGTTGCAGGGGTCTGAGTCCGTGGCGGACGCGGTGGATCGATCGCTGGTGGACTCCAAAACGTATGCGCTTCCGGCGCTGGTGACATGTCATCACaggaaagaacaaaaaaaaaaaaaaaattggacTCGTATCTGCAGGTAAATAATTGGTGCAGAATCACGTAAAAATGCGTCCAGGTCTGCACGCTATTGGATACCAGTGTACATCACTGCTTCCCGTGTCGTGCCATGTTCAGTAACTCTCCAATAATTCACTGCATTATTAGGGGGAACGAAGGGTCCGGCATCCTCGAGGGTCAGACCTTCGAGCGACTTGCAGGTGATCGGCGTTTTAGCTCGTTCATCCGTTGGAGTCTTGGAGATCGTCCCCAGAGGCGGTGTTAAAGCTTGGCTTTTTCGAATCAACCACCTCGGTCGGAGGAGACTATTTGGAGGACTGGGTACAGACATGCGATCCATCTCAAAAGCCATCAGGCAGCGTTCACGGTCTGGATGGATTGAAAGGCTAGCTCATTCGTCAATCAGCACTTCCATGCTGAGCATGGCTGCCTTTCCTGCAGCGTGATCATCCCGAAAGCTTATCGCAGTCTTTGCAGCACACTGTGTTTCAACTGGCATGCCGTGAATCCTCCTTCCGTCGATAACAGCTGCGGGCGTGGTATGTTCTCCCTTGCGGGTGAGCAACGGAAATGCTGAACGGTGCGCTTGGAATGGTGGGATCCTTTCGGCCGGGAACACCtaaaaagatattatcaACTGCCAAGTGACTATTTGGTCGTCAGCGTTTCGATTGCGAAGATACCTTGGGATAAAGTCATTGTCTGCAAAGAAAGCCTCACTGTTCATACTGTCAACCAGTCTTGGTTAGGTATCACAAGGCTGGGGATGCAGGCATGGCATCGTGTAGATCCCGAAGGAATGGGTTGCATTGTACGGACGGACAGACTTCGGAGTACTATCGGGAAACAATAAAAATGTTCGGTTTTGGACAAAGCAGCTACCCTGTGCCCCACAAATAGTTTCTGCACGTTTGGGATCCAGCATGAGTGACTGGGGGTTGAAGGGTGACGGAAGTGGTTGTTGCAAGACACGAGCCGATCACCTGCCCTTTCAAATATTAAGTAGCAGTCGTTACATCCCTCGCGTCACGAATGCCCAACCACCCATGTCACTGAGTTTCTGGTAGACACGTGTTGTAAGAAACCGCAAAttatatacggagtagagtGTTCTGATTTTTAAGTGGAATATAATATTCACACAGCTAGAGCATGGAGGCTTCCGAGCTGTACTGCTTCTATTAAATCACCAAATCTAAATTACAGGCCATGACATATACAACCATCACTCCGTGGGTTCCCATGGAGTCCCAGATGCCTCGATAATAATAGTACCACGCTGGTTGACAGCCCTTACAGCGCGACAGAGTGAACAATGTACAAAGACTCGCATCGATGCGATCGACACATCCCTGCAGTTGCTTGTAGGTCGCTCGAGGCACAAACGAGTATGTTGGGGAGACCTTGAAGACTCCCCTAGGGCACAAGGTCAGCGACGTTCTAAGTGGAGCATCAAAGATAGGATCTTATTTACCTAGTAATGGTGGTGTCGGGCGTAATGGCGCCTGGCATAAGCCGACGAGGATGGAGTCGCACTGGAAGATGGGATCGCGCTAGAGGTAGGGGAAGGAGTAATACTAGCGCTGCTGGAAGCAGCGCCAGAACCGCCAGAACCCAGCTTGCCGACACCCGCGTTGGCCTTAACATAGGAGGGCACCTTATCCGTGGTCATGGCCTTAGTATCACCCTCGCCCTTAGGCCAGCCAGAGAGAACAGCTTCGTCATTGCCAGACAGTTCGCCGGAACTGGTCAGCTCATTGGCAATGCAAGGACGGCCGAGCGCAGAGGTGCAGGAAGATGCGTCCTGAGCGTTCACGGCAAAAGTGGAGCCTGGCGTATCCTCGGGGTTCATAGGCGTCTTGACATTGGAGAAAACGTTGCCCTCAATAAGTACATTAGCCCCCTCACCGACGTCAAAGGCGTGACCGCTGTTGTTCTCCCAAAAGTTGTTGTATGCGTGCCAATGGCTATCGAACTCGATCTTAGGAGAACGGCCAGACGTGTGGTGGATGTAGTTGTTAGCAAAAGTGATTTGATCGCCCTTGCCATAGCCGAGCCTGTAGGTAATTAGTGCCCGTTGCGGTGGTCCAGCCTTAGGATTATCATCACTTACACAGACCAGTAGTGGTGTCCATCGCACGAGGCAGACCACTTAGTCTGACCATCAAACTCACTGTTGGAGACAGTGACGCCGCCGCCTATTGATTTGGTAAGTCTTTGTCTGACCAACGTTTGGTTCTGCCGCCCGCGATACATACTAGATTCGTAGCCAGTTACAAACATCTGACGGCCAACCAGGGAGACCTTGACATGGTCGACCCAGATCTTGTCCGTGCCATCTAGCGAAATAGCATCACCACCCCAGATGTACTGGGGGTTCAGCTCGGTGATGTGAACGTTCTGAATGATGATGTTGCTGACGCCATTTACCAACCTCAGACCCTTACCACGGATCACACCAGCGTCTCCAACACCAATGATGGTCTTGTCAGAGGCGA contains the following coding sequences:
- a CDS encoding putative C6 finger domain protein; translation: MSSEYGDRQSNDQPNPNLTAKLGARKKIRPTYSCLNCHKRKVKCDRVKPCGACCLRGTPSECEYGTSKKDRHYIEQSALIENLMQTCESLKRQLAEARQLAHLPPVKAEETGSSSLYQIKPNDSDDAEGQGDQAAHPRHTRYSPDPSGVSTGDRTGSQRESSPTSLSRQKAILNDPNLASTVMELFVDRLIRNFSPDDHRKYGGTIALREASEMRMISPMLCNAFEATALTFAGRRDGNRSVELAGHAKYVRTLRQLQAALYDADGNKSTEVLVVVLLSTITEAFKQTSKDSIFRHQLGGLELLRTRSAYRHRYGIERSLFVDLRLYWVTAALVHRKPSFLASKDWLTVPWAGDAPAKDILHHLLDVAVDIPGYLSRIDEFGAMVDKAAACTFELTGMQSSIWQQATELQARLDMWKAVYADTYPSGTAWEVHDTESKDDFPVFRYRNTSSMSVTVAKVLHYPDILLATSMCFYWALSLVVSASDSGLVSVLGPQQRYQFACDICRSMKYYINNIPGYLMSRIMFVLRTAFDAFSPGMIEKEFIAELFQYIGRKLEFPVFSNKCTSSAVKSEST
- a CDS encoding pectin lyase fold/virulence factor, translated to MVLLHPLLTAAALLGASARAQSVVGTPFGFASGTTGGGNAAPAAPKDTNELKEWLADPNPRVIVIDKEFNFIGTEDTCTDCECCIPDSNTCGDAGQNAIKTEGSDWCGSYPATTCTYDNAGLEGMEVASDKTIIGVGDAGVIRGKGLRLVNGVSNIIIQNVHITELNPQYIWGGDAISLDGTDKIWVDHVKVSLVGRQMFVTGYESSMYRGRQNQTLVRQRLTKSIGGGVTVSNSEFDGQTKWSASCDGHHYWSVLGYGKGDQITFANNYIHHTSGRSPKIEFDSHWHAYNNFWENNSGHAFDVGEGANVLIEGNVFSNVKTPMNPEDTPGSTFAVNAQDASSCTSALGRPCIANELTSSGELSGNDEAVLSGWPKGEGDTKAMTTDKVPSYVKANAGVGKLGSGGSGAASSSASITPSPTSSAIPSSSATPSSSAYARRHYARHHHY